In a single window of the Chiloscyllium plagiosum isolate BGI_BamShark_2017 chromosome 32, ASM401019v2, whole genome shotgun sequence genome:
- the lamtor3 gene encoding ragulator complex protein LAMTOR3, which translates to MADDLKRYLYKQLPSVEGLHAIVVSDRDGVPVIKVANDNAPEHALRPGFLSTFALATDQGSKLGLSKNKSIICYYNTYQVVQFNRLPLVVSFIANSNANTGLIVSLEKELAPLFEELRQAVEVS; encoded by the exons GACTTGAAGAGATACCTTTACAAGCAGTTGCCTag TGTTGAGGGCCTTCATGCCATTGTGGTATCTGACAGAGATGGAGTGCCTGTGATTAAAG TTGCTAATGATAATGCACCCGAGCATGCACTGAGACCGGGATTCCTCTCCACCTTTGCTCTTGCAACAGATCAAGGAAGCAAGCTGGGACTTTCAAAGAATAAGAGCATCATTTGTTATTACAATACTTACCAG GTTGTGCAGTTTAATCGGTTGCCGTTAGTCGTTAGCTTCATAGCCAACAGCAATGCTAACACAG GATTGATTGTCAGTTTGGAGAAAGAGCTCGCACCATTGTTTGAAGAGCTGCGTCAGGCTGTGGAAGTTTCCTGA